The DNA segment CGTCGTCTACGTCCATCGTGTAATTTCCGCCGATAGGCAGAATGGCATAATCCAGGTTATAAAGTTCTGCAAGGAGTTTCATTTCGATCGTTAATGAGGTATCTCCTGCGAAGTAAATGGACTTTCCGGCAGTTTCCAGAACGAAGCCAGCAGGATTTCCTCCATAGCTTCCATCCGGCATAGAGCTGGAATGGGCCGCCCAAACCATTCTTAGTTTCCCGAAGTCGAACTTCTGAGGGCCATAATTCATGGAGTGCACATTGGTTACACCTTGTGTTTCTGCCCAATGAACAACCTCTGGCATGGCGATTACCAATGCGTTGGTTTGTTTTGCGATCGTTACCAGATCGGCAACATGATCACCATGACCATGGCTTACCAGGATATAATCGGCCTCAATGGTACTGATGTCGATATGTTTGGCAAGTGTATTTGGAGTGATAAAAGGATCGAAAAGAAACTTTTTGCCATCTGCTTCCAGCAGGAAGCAGGATTGTCCATAATAGGTATACTTCATGATGATGAGAATTAAGATTTAAAACTATTGACCGAACATTCCGCCAAGGCCACCTAGCATGTCTTTTGTTGCAGCCTGCATTTCTGTTGCAGAAACGATATCTGCCTGAGCAAGGGCCTTGTTGATGGCAGTAAGCAGGAGTTCTTCCACTTCTTCTTTGTCGGCTTGTTTGTAGAATTCTTCTTCAATCTCAATAGCAGTAATGGCTTTGTTTGCAGTAGCAGTAACGCGGATTGCACCACCTTCTACTTCAGCAAATACGGATACTGTATCTAATCTCTTTTTTATTTCATCGGCCTTTTGTTGTGCGGCCATTAATTTATCGAACATAATTTGTCTTTGTTACTTGTTATAAGATTAAACGAAATTAAGGCAAATTGGTTTAAAGAAATAAAATTGTTAAAAGATTTATACTTAAAAAGCCATATCCCGAAGGACATGGCTTTGCTCATAAGCAGGTGAAAATGAATTATAGTCCTAAGCCGACAGTCATTGCGGTAGTTGTTTTGGAAAAATCTCCAATAGCAGTGGCAACGCCGGTATTTAGGTTAATGGTGTATATTTTATGGAGGCCCCCAACGGTAAGGATTGCGTAGGCGGTTCCTGAAGCGCTTCCAATGTCAAAACCGTTTGTGCTTTCAGCATTTACACCCAGGCTTCCGACTTCCACTAAAGTGCCGTCATTTGGAGGCATTTGTTTGTAGAGCTTATCTGTTGCATGGTCGATGTCGAATAGGACCGTTTCTGTAGCGCCCTTAAAATTATTCGTGTAGGCTGCGGCACTTATAGCAGGGCTTCCTGGTTTCAGAATTCCATCTACAGCTACTACAGCGCCTGTTTCTGGATGCAGTCTAAGGTTCTGGCCGGTATTGCTGACGATGCGGATGCGGTCTACGGTAGGGTTGAAATCAAATCCAAAGCTACTGCCCAGAAGGGCTGTGGTTAACGTTCCGGCGCCAACTGATGTCAGGGCTCCTGTTGCTGCGTTGATCGTATATAAGCGACTTAGGCTTCCCAAGGCATAAATTTGTCCGTTTGCAGGTCTGAAGTCGATTCCTACTATACTTTCTGATGCAGCCAGACCAGTAATTGGTTTAGTTACTACAGTGGCTGGGCTCATGGGGTTAAAGATTAAAAAGTTGTTGGCGTTGTCTACAGCGTAAGCTACCGGATCTGTAGGGATGGCAATTCCTTCAATTGGGGTCGATATTGGGAATTTTCCTGTCAGGGTTGCTTTTCCTGTTTCCAGACTGATGGTATAAATGTTGGAAAGGCCATTTGTTGTCCCTGCGGCAAGGGCTTTGGTGTTGTCCGGAGAGATGTCGAAGCTGCTGCTGCTGCCGATTTCTACACCAAGACTGCCAATCTCGATTAGTTTTCCGTCGTTTGGAGGATCCTGTTTATATAGCTTTTTTGTGCTGATGTCAATATCGAAGAGGGTTGTTGATGATGCACCAGCTTTACTATTGGTATAAGCGGCGCCAGATACTACTGCATTGCTTACTCCATTGATGTTTCCATCAGTAGCCACTACTGCACCTGTTTCCGGATGTATTCTTAAATTTTGTCCGGTATTGGTAATTAACCTGATCCGATCTACAGTTGGGTTAAAGTCTATGCTCGCTGTCGTACCGGCAAGTGTCGGACTGAATCCAGTTCCAATTGCTCTCGCAGCACCATTTAACCGGATAACATATAGTTTGCTGGCATTGCTGACCCCATATAGTTCTCCTGTGGCAGGACGAAAATCAATACTTAATATTTTTTCAGTTCCCGGTAATCCGGAGATGGAGACAGAAGAAATGGATTTACTGACATCCTTGGCGTTGAACTTTAAAAGAGTATTATTGGATAAAGCATAGAACTCCAGATCGGGGCCAGATAAAGGAACTTCCGGGTCCGGGTTATTATTTCTGTCTTTTTTACAGGAGCTGATGATAGTGCTGAGCAGGAGGAGGACCAAAAGAAGTTTCGGCAAGCGGGATCCCCGTAAGTCAAGGTTTTTCATAGGTAGGCGTTTTAGTTAGGAATTACCTTGACTTACGAAATCTTTTACTGTCTGGTTTTTCTGGGTTTCGCCCTTTCGTATTGTTCAGGCCAGAGAATGTCTTCTTCCAGTTCCTGTGCAGCGTGTAAGGGAAAATAAGGGTCTCTAAGCAGTTCTCTGGCCAGAAAAATGAGGTCTGCCTGTTGCTTTTGCAGGATTTCTTCCGCCTGTTGTGCTTCTGTAATCAGGCCGACCGCTCCCGTGAGGACACCTGTCTCCTGTTTTATCGATGCCGCAAAAGGAACCTGGTAACCCGCAGATACCGGGATTTGCTGCTGAACAGCCAGTCCGCCGGAGGAGCAGTCAATCAGGTCAACACCTTTTTCCTTCAGGATTTTTGAAAGGAGAATGGAATCCATGGGTGTCCATCCGCCTTCTGCCCAGTCGGTGGCGGAGATGCGGACAAATAATGGCTGGTCGGCAGGCCATACTTGCTGAACATTTTCGATGACTTCCAGGAGGAGGCGGATCCTGTTTTCAAAAGATCCTCCATATAGATCATTTCTTTGATTGCTTAAAGGAGAAAGAAATTGATGGATCAGGTACCCATGGGCCGCATGAATTTCTATCACCTGATATCCGGCTTTCCAGGCTCTTTTTGCGGCAGCTTTAAAATCTGATTTGACTTTTTCTATACCAGAGCCGTCCAGGGCAAAAGGTGCTTCATCACCTTCATGAAAGGGGATCGGACTGGGAGCGAAGGATTTATAGCCGCCTTCTTTTTCTGGATTTTGGCGGCCGCCTTTCCAGGGCGCAAGGAAACTGGCTTTTCTTCCGGCATGTGCCAACTGTATCCCTGCAACAGCACCATTTGCCTGTATAAAAGTGGTGATTCTTTGGAGCATAGGAATGTGGTCGTCTGTCCAGATCCCGAGATCTTCGGTCGTAATTCTGCCTTCAGGTGATATGGCACTTGCTTCCTGGATCACCAGGCCGGCACCACCTATGGCCCTGCTTCCCAGGTGAACCAGATGCCAGTCGGTCGCAAACCCTTCTTCGGCAGAGTACTGGCACATCGGGGAGACCACAATTCTATTTTTTAAGCGGACGTTTTTGATTTGTATTGGGGAGAATAAGAGGGACATGGTTGTTTTTTATAGAAAAACAACGGTTTGGTGGATTTGTTTCTCCGGCCTTATTTCATGAGGCCCTTATAGAAATCGAGAAACAAGCTGAAAAGGTCTTTATATTCGGTGAAGGGCAGGGTTTTAGCGAGGTCATTAACATCATGATAGGCACTGATTCCCCCCTGGGTATAAATGAAGAATGCCGGAACTCCTTTTTCTGTGAAAAAATAATGATCGCTGTTGGCTGCTTTGCCTCTTGGGTTTATTTTAACAAGGTATTTATTGCTGTCGTTGAGCTGTTGGAGCAACGTGAATTCTTTGGGATGAATACTGGCATTGACAACGGTTATGCCCGTTTCTCCGGTACCTACCATATCCACATTGGTCAGGAATTTGATTTTTCCGAGATCAAGCAGTGGGTGTTCCGTGAAATATTTTGATCCTGCAAGGCCATTCTCCTCTCCGGCAAAGCAAATAAAGGCAATGCTGTAAGGTTGAGGATGCCGGGCATAATGCTGAGCCAGGGTCATTAAAAAGGAGATGCCACTGGCATTGTCGTTGGCTCCGGGGAAGTATACCTCCGAGCCCATTCCACCGAGGTGATCGTAATGGGCGCTGAGCAGGAGGATAGAATCTGGTTTTGAGGTTCCTTTTACGATGCCACAGATATTGGCTGCCTGAAATTCCGGGTTAAATTGATTTTCTATACTTAGTTCGATGGTTTCAGGTTTGCCTGATATGGCCGTTTTGAGAACCTCTATGCCGGTATAATCTGCTTGCTCCGGAGCAACAGACCAGGTCAGCTTGTCTTTCAGAACGAGGATGATCCGTTTTTCCGGATTGATAAAAGTGATGCTGTCTTTTTGAAATAATTGCCCTTGTCCGTTCTCACCCTTGCTCTCTGGCATCACGATGAAATCTTTTCCGGGAATCAAAGCCTTTCCATTGAGGCTGAGGGACATCTTGCCGGGAAAGGTATTGGCAGGATAGCTGAAAGGTTGTTTAAACGTTTTTCCATCCATCGGGCTTAAGCCGTAAGTTTTAAATGAAGCACTGATAAAATCTGCCGCCTTACTCATTCCGTTTTTGGTATATCCCCGGCCCCACATTGTTTTTGAGGTTAGCGTATCCAGCAACGCCCTTGCCGTTTGGATGTCCTGCGATAAAGCGGATGCGCTAAGTGCCATAAAACAGATCAAGAAGTACTTTCTCATAGGAATGGAAGTGTTTTCCTCATCGGAGGATTCGTTAAATCGTAAATATATAGAATTGAAATCTGTTGATGATTAAAACAGATGGGTAAAAATCTTGTTATTGGAGGTACTTGTACACTTAAACCCTTTCTATGGATATTCGCTCAAATGAGCCGTTTTGGCTGGTTAAAAATGGATTGTTGCATACTTATCCTTCTCTTAGAGACCATCTGACCTGCGACATCCTTATTGTAGGTAGTGGAATAACAGGGGCTTTGATGGCCCATTCATTTATAGAGAAAGGTTACGATACGGTGTTGATTGATAAACGGGAAATCGCGAATGGAAGCAGTTCCGCTACGACTTCCATGTTGCAGTATGAGATCGATGTGCCCTTATATGAATTGATCGGGATGATCGGGGAGCAGGGCGCTGTTGCCAGCTATAAAGCCTGTCGGGATTCGATTGACAAGTTAAAGCAACTGGTTAAGGATATTGATTCACCATGTGGCTTTGAGCAGAAGGATTCTCTTTATTTTGCGAGCAAATCAAAAGATGTTAAATGGCTTAAAAAGGAGTTCGAAGCCCGTAAGCTTGTTGGATTTGAGGTGAAATGGCTGGAAAAAAAAGAAATTAAAGCAAAGTACGGACTGTTGACGGAGGGAGGGATCTTGTCTACAGATGGGGGCAGTGTAGATGCTTTTTGTCTGGCCCATGACCTGCTTCATTATAATGCTAAAAAGGGACTTCGTGTTTTTGATAAGACAGAATTGAAAAAAGTGAAACATGAGAAAGAGAAGGTCCTGGCGGAGACGGACACAGGTGCAGTCATCACTGCCGGAAAAATAGTCTATTGTACCGGATATGAGACGCAGGCGATGCTTCCAGAGAAGATTGTAGCCTTGAAGAGTACTTATGCGATGGTTAGTGAGAAGAATAACGCTTTACCTCCATCAATTTCAAGCACCCTGTTCTGGAATACGGATGCCCCGTATCTCTATATGAGAACGACTGCTGATGGTCGCTTGCTGGTAGGGGGAGAAGATGAAAACTTTAGGAATGCTTTGCGCAGAGATGCGTTATTGGGGCGAAAAAAGGATAAGCTGGTCAAGACCGTTAAAAAGTTTTTGCCGGAGCTCAGCTTTATCGAGGATTTCTGCTGGTGTGGTACTTTTGGAGAGACCAAAGATGGGCTGCCCTATATCGGGGCACATCCAAAGTTCCCGAATTCTTACTTTGTATTGGGTTTTGGAGGCAACGGCATCACCTTTTCTGTGATTGGAATGGACATCATTCCTGAAATGATCAAAGGGCGCCCCGGATTATTGTCTCATTATTTCAGGTTTGGCAGGTAATGTGTTGTAAATTAGCTGTTAAGATATTGCGTTTTAATTTTTTTTACGTGTTTTCTCAGGTGAAAAATTAATGAAGACTTAATATCTTGTGCCGTTATTTTTTAATGTGAAACCTATTTTTGAATTAAAATACCCAAACCATGAACAAGCAATTTTTAAGACTATCAATCGTAGCGTTAGGCATGCTTAGTTTTGCCTCCTGCAAGAACAAAGACAAAAAAACAGGAGAAACTGCAGATACTACTGCGCTGACTCAGACCACAGCACCTGCAGCAACGACTACACCTGCGCCTGTAGGGAATGAGCCTTTAAGTTATATCATTACCGCATTTCCGGATTCTGCACTTTTGGGTAAGAAAAACGAAGCGCTGGTTAAAATTCTTGAGAGTAAAGCGGTTGCACTACAGGATGCCGATGGAAAAGCCGATGGGATGGAAGTAACCATAAAGCTGACAGTAACGAATAAAAGTACGGTAGGTAAAGAGACATTTTTCTCTGTTAATTACTCTGATGCAAGGTTACAGCTGGATAACAACACTGCTGTCGCCGCGACGAATGGAAGTGGGTCTGCCAATCCTGCACCGGAAACAACCTCTGAAGCGGAGTGGACCTTTAAGGTTCCTGCGAATGCTAAACCGAAGAAACTGAGTCTCTTTCTGGACCAGACCAGGGTAGCCGTCGACCTCAAGGTCGAAGAAAAGAAATAACCGGAAAACCTGCTGTTTACACAGCAGGTTTTTTTTTGAACAATTTTTCACCAAATAATGTAAAAAAATAAAAAACATATTGCACAACTCAATATTTATTTAAACCTTTGCGGCTCAACTATTTTAAAGAATTATTAGATACAGAAAATGATCAAGCAAATCACACATAAACTTTCTATTTTAGAAGCAAAGAATATTGCTTCCGAAAGTCTGTTTATTGAACGCTTGCGACCCGTATTTTTTGTAACCACTAATCGGCAAAATTACACGCCACGGATTTGAGTAAACACTGAGCAGCAACTCAGCACATTTCCTTAGAGGATTGCCTCTTAAAAAACAATTAATCAGAACATTTATTTTTTCGTTAACCTATTAATGAATATAAACGATTTTATAGTGCAGGTTGCACTTCCTGAACATCGTGTCTTTGCAGAAGAAATCTGTGAAGAAATGGCCGAATCGGCGAAAGCACGTGGTACAGGTATCGCTAAACGCTCTCCGGAGTACGTTGCAGGTAAAATTTCCGATGGAAAGTCTGTTATAGCTTTCCATAAAGATGGAACCTGGGCAGGTTTCTGTTATATTGAAACCTGGAGTCATGGACAATTTGTGGCCAACTCTGGCCTCATTGTTAGTCCGAAGTTCCGAAAGGCGGGACTGGCACATGCCATCAAAGAAAAAATCTTCGAACTTTCCAGACAAAAATATCCAAAGGCAAAAATCTTTGGTTTGACTACAGGTCTGGCGGTGATGAAGATCAATTCTGATCTTGGCTATGAGCCGGTTACGTATTCAGAGCTTACCCAGGATGAAGATTTTTGGAAAGGTTGTCAGAGTTGTGTGAACTTTGAAATCCTGACGATGAAAGAGCGGAAAAATTGCATGTGTACGGCAATGCTGTACGATCCTGCAACACAGAAGCATGATGTCGCCAAGAAATTTGCAGAAGAACTGGAGAAGAAGCCAAAGTTGTATGAGCGTTTTATGCGCATCAAGCAAAGATTGGTGTTAAAGCCTAAGCCTTCGGGTAAGGGGGGATTAAAAACCCTGTTATTATTGTTTACATTTTTATTTAAATAGCTGTTATTTTAAGATGAAGAAAAAAGTTGTTTTAGCTTTTAGCGGAGGTTTAGATACTTCGTTTTGTTGTATTTATTTGGCCCAGGACCGTGGACTGGAAGTACATTCTGTGATCGTTAATACCGGTGGTTTTTCTGAGGAAGAGCTTCAGGAGATCGAGAAACGTGCTTATGCCTTAGGAGTAGCTTCTCATGCGGTAGTGGATGAAACTGCCAATTATTATGATGGCTGTATTAAATATCTGGTGTTTGGTAATGTATTAAAAAATGCAACCTACCCACTTTCTGTGAGTGCAGAACGTGTGAGCCAGGCAACGGCGATTGCCAATTATGTGAAGAATATTGGTGCGGATTATGTGGCACATGGAAGTACCGGTGCCGGAAACGACCAGGTACGTTTTGATATGATTTTTAACATCATCATTCCTAATGTAGAGATCATCACACCAATCAGAGATTTAAAATTATCCCGCGAAGCGGAAATAGAATATTTAGCTGCACATGGTGTAGAATATAGCGCTGAAAAAGCAAGATATTCCATCAATAAAGGTTTGTGGGGCACTTCAGTAGGAGGAAAGGAAACTTTAACTTCCAATGAAACACTGCCGGAAGAAGCATGGCCAACACAGGTATCTGTAACTGAGCCACGCAAACTTGAACTGACTTTTGAAAAAGGCGAACTGGTAGGTATCGACGGAGAGACTTTAGCTCCGGTAGCAGCCATTCAGAAATTACAAGCGATTGCTCAGCCTTACGGCATTGGAAGAGACATCCATGTTGGAGATACCATTATCGGAATTAAAGGTCGTGTAGGTTTTGAAGCAGCGGCTCCAATGGTGATTATCAAGGCTCACCATACTTTAGAAAAACATACTTTAACCAAATGGCAGCTTTCCTGGAAAGAGCAATTGGCTTCTTTCTATGGCAACTGGCTGCATGAAGGTCAGTTTCATGATCCGATCATGCGCAACATTGAATCATTTTTAGCAGATACTCAGAAAACTGTTAGCGGAAAGGTATTTGTAGAACTATTGCCTTACCGTTTCCAAATCATTGGTATTGAGTCTGCACACGACCTGATGAGCAATAAATTTGGCAGCTACGGCGAGATGAACAATGCATGGAGTGGTGAAGATGTGAAAGGTTTCTCTAAGATTTTTGGCAACCAGGTAATGATCTGGCACAAAGTGAACAGCAATGAAGATTAAAGCAGGAATCATTGGCGGTGCCGGATATACCGGTGGAGAAATGCTTCGATTGCTGGTCAACCATCCTTCGGTAGATATTGCTTTTGTACATAGCAACAGCAATACGGGCAACCTGATCTCTGATGTTCATACGGACCTTTTGGGAGATACAGACCTGCGTTTTACCGGAGAACTGTCTGATGATATTGATGTTTTGTTCTTATGCGTAGGACATGGCGATGCAAAGAAATTCTTAGCCGCCAATCCAATTGCAGCAGGTATAAAAATCATTGACCTGAGTCAGGATTTCAGACTAAAGGCAGCAGCAGGGGAAGATTGGGTATATGGCCTTCCTGAGTTGAACCGTGAACGCATCAAAACGGCAAATTTTATTGCCAACCCGGGTTGTTTTGCAACCTGCATTCAGTTGGGATTATTGCCGCTGGCCGCAAAAGGTTTGCTTAAAAACGAGGTGCACATCAATGCAACTACAGGCTCTACAGGAGCAGGTCAGAGTCTGGCCGCAACTTCTCATTTCAGCTGGCGCAACAACAACCTTTCTGTATATAAGGCTTTTGAACATCAGCACCTGAATGAGATTGGAGAAACTTTACTGCAACTGGATGCGAACTTTGATGAGGTCCTGAATTTTATCCCACAACGTGGAGATTTTACCAGAGGGATTCTTGCTGCAATGTATGTGGAAAGCGATCTGACTGCTGAAGAGGCACAGACCTTATACGAGGAGTATTATGCAGCACATCCTTTTACTCATGTGAGTAAAAAGAATATAGATTTGAAACAGGTGGTTAACACGAATAAAGGATTGGTTCACGTTGAAAAACATGGCAATAAACTTTTTGTAGTGAGCATCATTGATAATTTGTTAAAAGGGGCAAGCGGACAAGCGGTACAAAACATGAACCTGATTTTTGGACTGGAAGAGCGGCAAGGTCTGGCGCTTAAAGCAGCAGGATTTTAATCTACTGCTGTCCCGACAATGTTCGGAAACCGTTTTTAACCTTTTAATCAACAATTCAATCTCTAAAAAAATGAACTTATTCGACGTATATCCGTTAAACAATATAGAAATCGTTAAAGCTGCCGGCAGTACCGTTTGGGATGCTGAAGGTCAGGAATATTTGGACCTGTATGGTGGTCATGCTGTGATTTCAATCGGTCATACACATCCTCACTACGTGAAACGTGTAACCGATCAATTGAATAAAGTGGGCTTTTATTCTAACTCTGTGAAAATTCCTTTGCAGGTAGAACTGGCCGAAAAATTGGGTAAAGTATCCGGCAAAGCGGAATATCAGTTGTTCCTGTGTAATTCAGGCGCTGAGGCCAATGAAAATGCGCTAAAACTGGCTTCTTTCTATAATGGAAGGAAAAAAGTGATCGCTTTCAAAGGTGCTTTCCATGGCAGGACTTCTCTGGCCGTTTCTGCCACAGATAACCCTAAAATTATTGCTCCGGTTAATGAGACCGACAACATTGTCTTTCTTCCTCATAATGACGAAGCTGCGTTAGAACAGGCTTTTGCTTCCTTCGGAAATGAAGTGACGGCAGTAATTATTGAAGGAATTCAAGGTGTGGGTGGAATCAAAGAAGCCTCTGTTTCTTTCCTTCAGAAAATCCGCTCCCTTTGTGATCAGTACAATGCGCTTTACATTGCCGACAGTGTGCAGTGTGGTTATGGAAGAACAGGTAAGTTCTATTCTCATGACGAAGCGGGTGTTGATGCAGATGTTTATACCATGGCCAAAGGAATGGGAAATGGTTTTCCGGTAGCAGGAATCTCGATCGCTCCTAAGTTTAAACCATGGCATGGCATGTTGGGTACCACTTTTGGTGGAAATCACCTGGCTTGTGCAGCTGCATTGGCAGTATTGGAAATTATGGACCAGGATCAGCTGATGAAAAATGCAGCAGAAATTGGTACTTACCTGATCACTGAGCTGAAGAAAATTGAAGGGGTAACAGAAGTGAGAGGACGTGGCTTAATGATTGGTATTGAACTTCCTGAAAGCTTGTCGACCGTAAAGAAAGACCTGCTTTTTAAACACCATATCTTTACAGGAGAGGCTAAGCCGAATGTAATCAGACTTTTGCCAGCTTTAAATTTAAGCAAAGACCAGGCAGATCAATTTTTAAATCAGTTTAAAATTGCGCTAAATCAAAGATGAAACAGTTCACTTCAGTAAATGATGTTGAAGACATCAGCCAATTGGTAGCCGCCGCATTGGCCTTAAAAGAAAGCCCCTATGCACATCAAGATCTGGGTAAGAACAAAACCCTGGGTTTGGTTTTCCTTAATCCTAGTTTACGCACCCGTCTGAGCACCCAAAAAGCAGCATTGAATTTGGGAATGAATGTGATGGTGATGAACATGGACAAAGAAGGCTGGGCACTGGAAACTCAGGACGGTGTGGTCATGAACGGCACTACGGTAGAGCATATCCGCGAAGCTGCAGCCGTGATGGGACAGTATTGTGATGTATTGGGCTTACGTTCTTTCCCTAAGCTGATCAGCAGGGATGAGGATTATAACGAAGATTTCTTTAATAAGTTCATCCAGTATTGTGGCGTTCCTGTGGTCAGTCTGGAAAGCGCAACACGCCACCCTTTGCAAAGTCTGGCGGATTTGGTGACGATAAAAGAAACCTGGAAAGGGGCTGCAAAACCTAAGGTCGTATTGGCCTGGGCACCGCATATTAAAGCATTACCACAAGCAGTACCCAATTCCTTTTCTGAATGGATGTGCAGGGCACAGGCAGAAGGAATACTTGATTTTACCATTGTACAACCTAAGGGCTATGAGCTGAACGAAGATTTTACCCCGGGAGCCAACATCAGTCATAATATCGATGAAGCGTTGAAAGATGCGGATTACATCTATGTGAAAAACTGGTCCAGCTATAAGGAGTATGGAAAAGTACTCACTTATCCTGAAGGTTGGATGTTGACCAACGAACGGCTAAAGGCAACGAATGATGCGAAAGTAATGCATTGTCTGCCAGTTAGGCGCGACCTGGAGTTGTCATCAGAAGTCCTCGACGGACCAAACTCACTGGTGATACAGGAAGCGGGAAATCGGTTATGGGCTGCGCAGGCAGTGCTGAAAGAAGTACTGGAGAATTTATAAATTACAGGATGCCGGATTAAAACCAGCATCCTTTTTTGTTATACCTGAAGTTCCTGATTGAACTTTTTGAAGAAATTTAGAAAATGAAGAGATTAAGTGTAATTAAAATCGGCGGTAATGTAATTGACAATTCAGAGAAACTACATCAGTTTTTGCTGGATTTTAAGGCCCTTCCGGGAGATAAGATTTTAATTCACGGCGGTGGAAAGATTGCGACAGAAATTGGCGTTTCTCTTGGAGTTGAAGCTAAAATGGTGGATGGACGCCGGATTACTGATATTGAAACCCTGAGAATCGTCACGATGGTTTACGCCGGTTTGATCAACAAAAATATGGTCGCTCAGTTACAGGCAAAAGGCTGTAATGCGATTGGTTTGACTGGTGCCGACGGGAACATCATTAAAGCGGTTAAACGCCCCGTAAAGGAGATTGACTACGGTTTTGTAGGTGACCTGGATGAGGCCTCGGTTTCTTCAACTACGTTAGACAGTTTGCTCCTTGCGGGATTGACACCCGTTTTGTGTGCGATTACCCACGACGGCGATAGTCAGCTTTTAAATACCAATGCAGATACCATTGCTTCTGCAGTGGCAGTCGCCATGTCTTCCTTATATGAGACTGTACTGGTCTACTGCTTTGAGAAAAGAGGAGTCATGAGGGATGTGGAAGATGACAATTCTCTTGTTCCTGAAATCCGGATGACGGAATTTGAAGGACTAAAGCAGGAGGGAGTAGTTTCAGGAGGAATGATCCCTAAATTACACAATGCCTTTGAGGCGATAAAGAGCGGCGTTTCTGCCGTATATATTGGTAAAGCAGATGAACTGCCACAAATTAATGAGCAGGGTTTTGGAACAAGACTC comes from the Pedobacter sp. FW305-3-2-15-E-R2A2 genome and includes:
- the argG gene encoding argininosuccinate synthase, whose translation is MKKKVVLAFSGGLDTSFCCIYLAQDRGLEVHSVIVNTGGFSEEELQEIEKRAYALGVASHAVVDETANYYDGCIKYLVFGNVLKNATYPLSVSAERVSQATAIANYVKNIGADYVAHGSTGAGNDQVRFDMIFNIIIPNVEIITPIRDLKLSREAEIEYLAAHGVEYSAEKARYSINKGLWGTSVGGKETLTSNETLPEEAWPTQVSVTEPRKLELTFEKGELVGIDGETLAPVAAIQKLQAIAQPYGIGRDIHVGDTIIGIKGRVGFEAAAPMVIIKAHHTLEKHTLTKWQLSWKEQLASFYGNWLHEGQFHDPIMRNIESFLADTQKTVSGKVFVELLPYRFQIIGIESAHDLMSNKFGSYGEMNNAWSGEDVKGFSKIFGNQVMIWHKVNSNED
- a CDS encoding aminotransferase class III-fold pyridoxal phosphate-dependent enzyme, which gives rise to MNLFDVYPLNNIEIVKAAGSTVWDAEGQEYLDLYGGHAVISIGHTHPHYVKRVTDQLNKVGFYSNSVKIPLQVELAEKLGKVSGKAEYQLFLCNSGAEANENALKLASFYNGRKKVIAFKGAFHGRTSLAVSATDNPKIIAPVNETDNIVFLPHNDEAALEQAFASFGNEVTAVIIEGIQGVGGIKEASVSFLQKIRSLCDQYNALYIADSVQCGYGRTGKFYSHDEAGVDADVYTMAKGMGNGFPVAGISIAPKFKPWHGMLGTTFGGNHLACAAALAVLEIMDQDQLMKNAAEIGTYLITELKKIEGVTEVRGRGLMIGIELPESLSTVKKDLLFKHHIFTGEAKPNVIRLLPALNLSKDQADQFLNQFKIALNQR
- the argC gene encoding N-acetyl-gamma-glutamyl-phosphate reductase, which gives rise to MKIKAGIIGGAGYTGGEMLRLLVNHPSVDIAFVHSNSNTGNLISDVHTDLLGDTDLRFTGELSDDIDVLFLCVGHGDAKKFLAANPIAAGIKIIDLSQDFRLKAAAGEDWVYGLPELNRERIKTANFIANPGCFATCIQLGLLPLAAKGLLKNEVHINATTGSTGAGQSLAATSHFSWRNNNLSVYKAFEHQHLNEIGETLLQLDANFDEVLNFIPQRGDFTRGILAAMYVESDLTAEEAQTLYEEYYAAHPFTHVSKKNIDLKQVVNTNKGLVHVEKHGNKLFVVSIIDNLLKGASGQAVQNMNLIFGLEERQGLALKAAGF
- a CDS encoding acetylornithine carbamoyltransferase; the encoded protein is MKQFTSVNDVEDISQLVAAALALKESPYAHQDLGKNKTLGLVFLNPSLRTRLSTQKAALNLGMNVMVMNMDKEGWALETQDGVVMNGTTVEHIREAAAVMGQYCDVLGLRSFPKLISRDEDYNEDFFNKFIQYCGVPVVSLESATRHPLQSLADLVTIKETWKGAAKPKVVLAWAPHIKALPQAVPNSFSEWMCRAQAEGILDFTIVQPKGYELNEDFTPGANISHNIDEALKDADYIYVKNWSSYKEYGKVLTYPEGWMLTNERLKATNDAKVMHCLPVRRDLELSSEVLDGPNSLVIQEAGNRLWAAQAVLKEVLENL
- the argB gene encoding acetylglutamate kinase, translating into MKRLSVIKIGGNVIDNSEKLHQFLLDFKALPGDKILIHGGGKIATEIGVSLGVEAKMVDGRRITDIETLRIVTMVYAGLINKNMVAQLQAKGCNAIGLTGADGNIIKAVKRPVKEIDYGFVGDLDEASVSSTTLDSLLLAGLTPVLCAITHDGDSQLLNTNADTIASAVAVAMSSLYETVLVYCFEKRGVMRDVEDDNSLVPEIRMTEFEGLKQEGVVSGGMIPKLHNAFEAIKSGVSAVYIGKADELPQINEQGFGTRLII